CTCCCAGCCGCCAGCGGACACGCCGGTCTTTGAGCTCCCCGTGAGGAGCACCAGCTACGTCCGGACAATGGACCATATCCTGAAAGTGCAGACCGCCGGGTCACCCGCCTCTGACCTGGTGTCTGGATTCATCCCGCCCTCCAAGAGACCGCGactcaaagagaaaaaaaacccaaaaatggTGAATAGGAAACGTTTAGGCCCCAAACAGAACAAACCCAGACCGGCACTTGGCGCTGCTGAGACCTCTGAGTCCACTTCACCAACGCAGCCCATTTTACCCACACCTGAACCCACACCTGAACCCCCCCCTGAGAATACCCAGCCTTCAGTCCATCCCCCTTTTAAAAAGAGGCGGAAGCTCAAACCCAAAACCTCGTCTCAGACCCTGAGTCCGGCTGAGTCCGCGCCGCTGCTGCCCCCCATCTCCAGAGACCTAGCTCCGCTGGAGTCTGACTCCGAGCTGGGCCCGAGCTGCAGTCCGACCAAGGATGTCATCAGGAAGCCGAGCCGGACCGTCACGACTCGGGCCCTGCTGAGGCAGAGAGACCTAGAGGACAGCGTGGTCCGGGAGGGGCGGTACCGGACCAGCATCACCGAGGAGAGGGCCGCCATCGCTCTGTCCTCGCTCTTCACGCTCACCGTGAGTCCACCTTCTCCTGAATTACCTGTTTGTgtcacagaaccagaacaaacCGGTTGCAGAGAAACTCAGAGACTCAAGAGTTCTCACTGCAGGAAAGAGGGTCCAAAAAGCAGATTTGAAACTTCACTCAAATCAGCAAAATtcctaaaaaagacaaaaacaacttgCAAGTATTTCTTCAGCCCAAATGTTCAGACAAACCCGTTAAACCACAcgtgtcaaggcccgggggccggatccggccctccagatcattctattttattgttattaatgacccgatgttaacTTGTTCTTATTTATAACgagtataattttgacgaaatatatttttatagagtaaaatattgaaagttatttaaggtttaagttgatttattctcaaataatattcttgcctttttattatttacaattatgttaaaaagttacagttttaaaaattggcattctgatagctttttggactatttaggtatttactaagattttttgggctgttttggagtttagctaatattttagctacctgctagctgttttgacgaacccatgttttttttgtaggccaattttgcatttagctaatatttcagctggctaacagcttcagcgttttcagtttcaatgtttttaccaattaatttctgcattttcagcagccaaattccgcttccagcattcacactagcattatcacagataatgatatgtctagttcataattatgttaaaaagtcacatttttaagttttaaaaatgtagtatcagagtgttcaataaatgtttatcctgttcggcccgagacctctggtgtgtttggattttggcgccctgtctgatttgagtttgacacccctgtgttAAATCGACCATCTCTAGGTTCTGGTTCCTCACTGCTGTGTCCTCTCCTTCCTGTCCTCTGTCTTTTCTCCTCCTCAGGGCTTTGTGAGGGAGAACCCAACGGCGCCGATCCAGCTTCCGCAGAGACAAAAGCCGTCTTGCCTGAACGAGTTCTGCAGACTCGGCTGCATCTGCGCCAGCTTGACGAGGACGGCCCGCGTGAGCCACTGCGGCCGCTTCGACTGCATGTTCGGCTGCAGCTGCCTCAAGCAGAAGGTGGTCCTCCTCAAGAATCTGGAGAACTCCGACTCCAGTGGCTCCTCCCTCCATGGTGGGAtcaagaagaagaggaggaaaaggaagaggaggatgaagatggcTTACGGTCAGTCTTTCTGCTGGAAGAAGACGACTCTGCTCACCTGAATTTTAcctgattggtttatttcttcttcctgtttaATGTTTAGTCCTGAAGGATTCAGAAAGTGTGTTCCAGCCTGCAGAGCGAGTCCAGAACCTGTGGAAGAAAGGCGCGGCCGACGTAGAGTTAGAGCCCGTCTCCGCCCCTCGAATGTCCTCGTTCTGCTACACAGCTAAGGAGTCTTCATCTCCGACGGGACGGAAGAACGCGTCCAGCCAGCTCACATCTGAGACGTTTCCTGTAAAACGGTCTCAGGTGAAGCGACGGTATCACTGCAGCTGCGCCAGAATCCGAGTCTACAACAGAAAGGTGAAGAACGTTGCCTGAACTTCAGAACCCATTCATGGTCCACATGGTGGACCAGCTTTTTCAGACGTTCGCTGACCTCATCGGGTCACGTTCTAAGACCGAAACCAGGGAGGAGACGCTCACATTCCATACAGAGAAACcagatcaaaatgtttacagtaaagcaaaaagtatttaaacatTCTGTGATTTTGCGAGTTCTCTGAGAAATCACGGAGAGGTCCAGAGATCTAGAGATCTGTGAGGAGTGGagattttgaatttagcttctattttagcaacatgctaacaattttggctaatttgctttctactgggattttttaaggctaatttagagttttgcttctaatttagcaacatgcttacatttttagctaatttattttaccaaaacattttaggctattttggagttcagcttctattttagcaaagggttatcatttttagctaatttattttttctggggtttttaggctaatttagaggttagcttctatgttagcaacaggctaacgtttttcgctaatttagtttaccaacaaatttttggctaatttcgtttttagcttctattttagcaacaagctaaagttgttttaataaattatttcactgatgaattttaggctatttggaggtTTAGCTGGTATTTAGGCAATGctctaactttttttggcttatttgacACCTACTAAAGTTTTTCAGGGTACTTTGGAGAGATGTGTACTTTACAActactttgtgcatgacccaatTTGTCgattaatcggaaaaaataatatgtgattattcgactattaaaataaccgtttgtggcaCCACTAGAAGGTAATCATATTTCTGcggcagcattttttttttttttttgcagcatttgAAACTGAAGTAAAACTGCTTCtccaatctttttcttttccagcagAAAACTGCGGACGAGGAGAATGTCTCCAAAAACAATTCTGCTCGGTTGAAGGGTTTAATGAAGGGAAGCCAGACGGTTCGGATGAACAGCTCTCATCGCCGTTCTGGTGAGTTCTCAGCTTCTTTCATGGATTGATCGAACGGATCTTTATCttttcctgctgctcctcatgaCTGTTTGCTTGTAGTTTCTAACACAGATGGTTCCAGTCCCACTCAGCACTCTGACAGTTCAGAAGCAGAACCGGCACCGAAGCCTTCAAAGCGCCTGTTCATTCAAAAGACGTGCGAATGGAGCTGCAAGGCGGACCAAAACTTTGTCCTGAAGAAGCTGAGTAAGGCTGTGGCTCAGGATGAACTCAGCAAGCCCTTCTGGGTCAGGAAGTACCTCATCAGTCCTACAGACCAGACTGTGCAGGGCACCGGCGCCGACCAGTGCATCCACTACCGGGTCCGGATCAGCGCACCCAAGCGGGAGAGGAAGAAACAAGCAGAACAAGCCATTCTGAGAAATATTCAGAGTCAGAAGAAGGTGAGAAAGAGCAAACGCTGGTCTGGTCTCTGAAAACAAGACCTTCACTTTGGTTTATTTGCCTAAATCTCCCTAACCAGCCTTCGAGCATCACTGGACTGAAGCTCACAGTTCTTCTTTGTTTCCAACAGAAGGACCTGCAGGGAAAACGTTGTGTGAAGATCAACCAAGCAGAGGTAAAGGCGGAGCCTGAGGAGGACCACCTAACGAAGGGGAAGATGGCAGAGCATTCTGATCACCAGCAGAACCCTGAGAAGTTCAGGCAAGAACTGGAGGAGGGAGAACTTCCAGAAGACTGGCAAACAATGGGGGCGGGGCCTAACTTCTATAAGGAGGAGCCGGTGGAGGATGTGAAAGAAACAGAGCTCACTGAAGATTGGCAGAAGGAAGGGGCGGGGCATATAGAAGACAGACAGGAAGAGGTGCAGCGGTTAAAGCCTTTGGAggtaaaggaggaggaggagcctctAAAAAACTGTCTgaaggagggggcggggcatgtGGAGGActgggaggaagaggatgaagaggacactgaggaagaagaggaggatgatgTCACCAGTTTCAGTGAAGATGATGAGGAGACGAGTGGAGAGCAGAGAACAGGCTGCATTCCTTTTCCTTTCCAGACGGAACGGTCGACTGACGGTCTCCTCTCCGCCTCGCTCCGACAGCCAGGAGGAAAGGATCAGCTCGTGCAGGTAGAGCCTGTCCCATGTCAACCCAGGGTTGGTCACTGGTCAGATCAGTGGTAGATAACTGGTGTTCCAGCCTCTGGAAACTTTTTTCTGAGAAGATTTCTATAGATAATACAGTCTCATGACTCATGGTTAAAGGGTTCATGAAAACATAATAGTCAGAAGACTTCAGAGAGTTTAtttctttgatctttttttttatagtctgATGTAATGTAGAAATTAGGTCGCCCTCAGCAACGCGCATTCAGGTGGCCACCCCCAGTAGAAAGTCTATGGTTGTGTCCGAAATTCCCCCCGTTCACTACATAGTCCGTTCCCCATTTCTAGTGCTGTCAGGTCATGTACAACTGGATgtaaacacatcttaaccatcattagctttaaactaactgaaaattaaaaatataatactatgttaatgttagtgtgaatgctgtaagcggaattttgccgctgaagatgctactaTACTACTttatactttattcatcccaggttgggaaattaggctgctagtgctgatagctgaagatgctgaaattgatagctaaatcgctaaaaacgctgaagctgaaagtcagctaaaatattaattaaatgccaaattaacctaaacaaaaagaaaaaaggcaaagttgGCCAAATCAGCCAGCAtaaacctgaaatattagctaaatagctttgaaaaaagcctgaattagccaaaatagctagcatgtggctgaaatattagctaaactccaaattagcctaaaaactgaaaaaatgcaaatttagccttaacagctagcatgtagctaaaatattagcttaactctgaaatagccacataaaaacttaataaatgtcaaaatagtccaaaaagctagcagaatgacataACTTTCaattgactccatataatatgaagtagcgactaattgtggcagccttAATGAATAGTCAATACAAACGTGCATTGACAAGACTTTCGGTGTTTCGTGTCCGGAATGCCCATGAATGTGCGTTGCCACGCTAATTTTTAAGTCCGTTCACAGACTCTACGTACAAATCAAGCGTTCATCAATCGTTCGTTTCATGTTCAACCAATTGAACATTTTCATGCTGAATCCTGCAGTAACGCAGCACtgcgaccaatcagggacttcaTAGAGACGTGGGTGACATCCACTTCAAAACACGGAAGTGCCAATTGTAAACATGATAACGAAGGAGGAAGTAATAgttgcggtttgtgcccggtCGGATTAATATGACTCCAAGAAGAacgtttatttgaaaaacagagttgtgaaaacagaaGATCTGGATCAAGATTAGCAGGATTTTCACCGCTTTGACTCTTCGCTCCGAGCCTCTACCTTTTGTAGGAGCGCTAATATCTCCTCCTGCTCTTCCAGTGTGTACCAAACCGTCTCTGTGGTTCTGCAGGTCAACGGGAAGGACTTCAATTTGGCAAGGATCGAGTTGGGGAGGATGGGGGCGCTCCACCCGGCCAACCGTCTGGCAGCTTACCTGACGGGCCGCGCAACCTCCACCCAGCGGCGTAAGGCCTTCTTACTCCGCTGCAGACGCCTTCAGGACGCAGTCAGCTCCGCCCCATCTGTGCTCCCCGCCACCACCACTGTGGCATTGGCCCCCTCCACATCGCAGCCAAATCCCCCCACAGGTAAACACTCGAGTCTCTTCTGCCGCCGTTTGGTTGGACTCGCCCTTTGATCTGGACTTTTACATCTGTTTTCAGACCCACAGCTCAAGAAGACCGTGACCCCCACGTCTTCTAAAGCCCCCCAGGTGTTGTTCCTTCAAGTCCCCGGCCCACGTAAAGCTGTTCCTCTATCGGTCGTGGCCCCCAAGGCGCCCGGATCTTCACCGAACCAGCAGAGGATGGTCCTGCATCCGGTTCCGTCTCTGTCGGGCGCTAAGTTTTACCGTAAGCCCGACGGGAAGTTGGTCCAGCTGGTTCCTGTGTGTCACATGAAGACCATCACCCCAAAGGCGCCAGCTCAGGGAGGTGGGTGTCCCGGAGGAGAAAGTTATTACTGAACGAAACAACTTAGCATACGATATGACAATGTAAAAATTGTGGCCGTGGCAAACAAAAGATCTGCTGACTcacacaaaacaagaaaacaacactcATTCAAGGCATTTTCATCGATCGTCTTGTAACTTCTCGAGCATCATTGTGAACCTACTGCGCAAagaatgttggaattagaagttgtagaatgGGATTGGTGTACATGTGGCGAGTTGGCAACTCTTAGCTATctcgcacattttttattgaaatgtcgCATAAAGGGTATACATCTATTCTCAGGCTCTTTTGTGACAAAATCTGAGATTTGGCAGTTTTCACGTATGGAAATTGAATCTTTTGTTAGAACAATTGTCATGAACTTTCCCACACATGCGACTACCTTAAGTCTACAACGAACCCTAAACTTTTgtcgacctttgacctcgggaagAGGCCGCTATCTTCTCTGTTACTATTAGCTACAAAGAAATTGTTCTATGGATTTTCTATGGAAATGTTGCTATTCAAAGTTGTAGGTTTTGAATGGCGTGCACATGGCGAGTTCACATAAGTGGCATTCTCACACATTTTTCAAcgtaaaattgtgaaaattagATATGTTGATCCCAGgtaaaagctgaacaaaataaagtaacacAGAATATGAACGTATTAGGAATATGGGCGTGGTTAGaaaataacctccgttgctaaggaaatccaaaagtttgcTTTTGCCGATTTTTCTGAATCTTACATTGATCTGTTCGGTGATCCCAGGCGATCAAAacattaaatggttgctatggagataacacaACATAAAAGccactattttgaaaaaagtgttttttgtacATTAATTTGTAACACACAGCTCAGACCAGCCTTACAAAACAAGTGAGAGGTGCGTAGTGGCTGCTTAGCAAGTGAGGTTCAGGTCAAATGTGGCGGCGGAGGAGAGTGTGGGTAGCACCTGCCGGCCATCCAACGCCACTCGCAGCTTTAATGTTCAGTTTATGTCTTAACGAAACCGTTTCAAGATCATTTAGCTGTTCAATAGATTTCTGTTGATCTGTTTTGTCAGTCTTCATCAGCTTTGATCTTCCTCAAATCTTTTGGTTCTAATCTCTAAACCCTTCTCCCCCCAGTGGTCTCCCTTCCCCCCCTCAACACTTCGTCATTGACCGTCGTCTCCGATCCAAAGACCACAGGGACCTCCTCAGCTGGATCCTCCTTTGCCATCTCTCCTTCTTTGGCCCCCCTCAATCAAAAACCCCATATCCTCAGAGGTCAGCGGATGATTAAAATCCCGTTGAGCAGCTTCAATAAAGACCCAGTTGTGTTGACCATTAAGGCGCCTCCCCCCCCTCCAGTTCATACAAACCTGAACTCCGTCAAACCCCCTCCGAGTCAGGAGGTCAAGCCGGGTGTCCTGAAAATGCCGGTAACTGTCGTCCCTCTGGGTTCTGGGGGAGTCCAGCACCAACCTGCTGCCCCACCTCAGCCTGAGACCCCAACATGTGCCCCTTCTGCCCCGCCCACCGGAGAGACGAGTCCTCAGCTGGAGTTGGCCCGTCACCCTGCGGACCTGGACATCGTCTGCGTGGACGAGGACACGGGGGTTTACTCCCGGAAGAGCCAGCAGGTGGAGTTTGTCGACTTGAGCAGCGACACAGACAACTCGTCAGACCTGAGGGAGTCGGAGAGCGAGGACGACAAACCGAGGGGCTTCCAGAGAGAAGTAAGACCCCTGAGGTTCTGCCTTTCTTTGTAAATGATCCGATTCAGTCCTGGATTCAATGTTCAGAAAGACTCCTATGGTGTTAAACTTACGTCAAAAGTCTCCCACGGGCATAAATCAAACTCCATGAGCGTATCTGTTTTCCTGCATGCTCATGGAAGTATTCTTGCGCTTGTGAAAGTAGTCCCATGCTCGTGAAGGACTACCCCTCCACTTGTGGAAGCATTCCTGCACGCGTGTAACAACTCATGCGAGttcatgtgaaaaacaaaaatggaaaggTCAACCTGTGTGTGATTGGGCCACTTTGCTGCAGTCCCCGCCCCGTTACCGTTGCTGGGGGCGATACTGACgccataattttattttgaaaaactccaGAGCGTGGAGTTTGATTTATGCCCGTGGAGGactttttacagaaatgtaaTGCCATAGACTCTAGTGGAAAgatctaatttttttctgttttacaaacCGTCCACTTTAAAACCGTGTTTGAGACACTgcgaaaaacatttattttaactgctGATTATCTGTTGCCTGATTGGCTGCTCAACGAGGCTTTGAATGTTTTCAGTAAACTGTAATCTGGTGTTTTTCTTAGACTATTTGCCACGTTCTACTCTGAACGTTCTAAAAACCGAGCCCCGTGACTAAAACCTGCAGGTAGGGGGCGCCGCTGACACCTCTTTATTCATGTCTCAACAGCACCTCAACCAGCAGGCAAGGGAGCGCCGACTTCAGATACGCCAGATGTTTGGCTCCCTGAGGAGAGAGGTCGGAACGTCCCCGGACAAACTGACCAAGATCGGCACGCTGAAGCGGGTAAAAGACCCGCCCCCTTTCTCCTTTGTCTGCGTGCTCATTGGTCACGGCGCTCATCAGAACTGCTTCCTGTCGCAGGCGCTGGAGGAGATCCAGGAACTGAGGAGCGCCGAGACCCTCCTGAGGAGGAAGAAGACGAgactgaagaggaggagggaccAGTTCCTGTCCATACTGGTTCCATCAGCAGGTCTGAACAGAACCGCCCCCCGTCAGCCAGGCCACCAAACATCCATCTGAActagaaatacatgaaaacagACGCACTGAAGAAACGGACGTCCTTTTAGAGGCGGAGTCTCAACTTCATGTGGTTAAAGGCTGACTGTCTGTTTTCTCTAGAAGAGGATCATTCTGATCTCAGCCTGAAGGGGGCGGTGGATCTGTCGAACAAGTCTATTCCTCTGTCGTCTGATACCGAGGAAGACCCTGACCCAGAATGCATTGGGACGACCTTCAGCGGGGTAAGGAACTGCATGAATAAAGACTCAGGGCTCTTTATGTGTGTATTCGCAGACACGCACTgaacatgtgtttgtgttttaggaCAGTCATGGTGACGTGAAGGAAGCGAAGAGTCAAAACAACGCTCCACGTGTCATGGAGCTCCCTGACACACCTGCTGATAAAGGTGAGGTTCCTTCCAGAGAAACAGAGCAGCACAGCggggtttccatggaaaccctTTGTGCTGAACGATTCGTTGCGGTATTAACCTCACGGATCCTTCACGGTGGCCTTACCCCCTCCCAacacgacaatggtacgttccattttcaaaaTTTGGAAAAACATTCCTGAAAGCATGGAAGAGGATTTATTGAGACTccatttaaaattttcattagTCCAGATGATATACGCTCTTGTTTATGTCCTTTAATGTTTGCTCCATGAGTAGATTTGTGCTAAACGAGATGGAGCAACATCTATCTGCAAACCAGGATGTCTGTATGTCATAAAACCACAGAATATAGTTTAGGACATTAAagatgttttctgcttttggcAATTACAGTACATaatacaaatgaagaaaaacgtttaaaaaaaagtttatattagTTAATAAATTCACTAATTTCCAAAATCATTCATCCCCAAAATTAAGTCAAACCTAAAGGTCAACTTCCAGATGACCTTCAGGTTCTGTGTCTCTTCCACATGGACTCACCTGCTGACCTGAAGCATTTTGCCCTCCTCTCATTAGGGGGCGCTCTAACTCTGCGCTGCGTCTCTTTGTTGCAGGAAAGGTCCTTGAGCTCCTTTTGTCCAATCAGGACAAGCTGTcagcagggggcggggcctctgcACCATCAGGACATGCAAACAATCACATCCTAAACACGCCAGCTCACCTGAAACCAGTGTTGACGCCCACCTGGGCTGAGACACGCCAGGCAGCAGTCCTGGCTCCTCCCCTCGTGCCGCAGCGAAAGACGATTCCCATCATTTTATCTCGCAGTAAAGTTGCTACTCCGTCAGCCAATAATCCAGCAGCTTTGCAGGGTAAGACTAACCCACCTGCTTTAGACACTAACTAGTTCTGTAATCTAACCATTATCACCTGTCCAGCAGGCCCCCCTTCTTCTCACATCCATTTACAAAATACATCACCTGGCGCCTTTGTGCCGACCCCGATCCCTGTGGCGGTGGCTCCAGTGGTTCTGACGCCGATTCCTGTTTCAGCTGTGAGCTCAACCGCCGTGATAATCCCCATCCTGACCCATCAAGAGGCCATGCTGTGCTCAGGGCCCCGCCCCTCAACAGGTGAGTCCCGGCTCAGCCGCGCGTCGGTGCAGCTGCTCCTCCGATGCTGATCACGACTGTTTCCTGTTCAGATTTCAGCCGTCGGATCATAACTACACAACCTGCCGCTCAGAAGGACCCACAACCTCACACACTACACACACAGACGGACCGGGAGCCTCTGCGGGGGGGGCCTGATCCACCCACACCCGCTTCACACCTGGCAGGTGTGTCTCGCCTGAGCTCGTCAGAGGAGTCCAACCTCGGGAACTCGTCTGCACGGCGTCACGGTTCGGGTCAGAACTCGGATCTTCAGCCGCCGGCGCCGGACAGCGACGGCCTGTCGTCCCTCCTGGATGAAATCGTCTTTTTGAACCAGCAACCCATTTCCACGGCAACGGCAGGAAACCCACTTTCTGAGGACTCTTCTgtagtgggcggagcctctgaaGGAGAACAAGCCCCCAAACCGAACGGACCAC
The genomic region above belongs to Oryzias melastigma strain HK-1 linkage group LG22, ASM292280v2, whole genome shotgun sequence and contains:
- the mgaa gene encoding MAX dimerization protein MGA a isoform X3, giving the protein MASAKIQKGMVFLKGGPTALAVEPAADHPAVPLRPAKRPKRWTDQSALASSEEPEFWDACCRNSSIVKMDEQKHLSSLNTHAGNLSADSTCKRVKVTLDNNSMWKDFFSCGTEMIVTKQGNRMFPYCRFRITGLHPSKNYCLLMDIHPLDGSQHKWNGNSWQVCRKAERHIKTKPFVHPESLATGEHWMQSPVSFYRLKLTNNISDQEENIILHPMHRYLPRLHVVQTDKAPEEVRLNGPNVLTFTFPQTEFMAVTAYQNPQLAQLKVNYNPFAKGLKEEGSISWSLKVKSNSSKVLITERGNAIAEQHPVKKSLKSLLANHKPRCPKTVNPKPTDPPAAQRNSTAHKDQSTVKVTAESSRSRPTQKLFSELIRDAHVSLQRCNMDSLDTSHITASGATQTRTHTTVRRTGGGQAARQRDGLSVKALKRKTEVLEKRRKAKDEKHIFSSSSHKDSARTKGSDGGTSPIRSQNSSESVDLLCVSDTSEATRHPKRPARLPLPALALFLKQHSTKLKKTTSKPDTSPAEPASGSRGSDAVSKQTEPEPITESCTHARVEEASTPERAGETHQKPSIPSSDGSSSGAEPQQPNSLGLVYESSPSELLIPDVTPVLATSSLKTPTPPPSTCTTSSSILNEVLPSHNSLPTSTLPPEPHPLKTESSLPDPECSSFDFEPLSPASSPEPLPSLPASLALELDSTASEAAFPTEQSDDLLPNRSSVFKWHTVLPPSEPYVETPFGTFQPAIGSAAPLLPCHTEPQDLNSSPSLPSSEPPPSFQDCEQLLPFPAELSPLALQLPLSPTFSLDGERLSPTPSLTDLVQFFSVDEDTGIGTTFPNSEAAVPISLPPSAETHEPLLPAPPDSVQKCRRRKKRKGKLDEMNEGQKIEECVRMQPNMEEVEEQLFISFTSKEALRLHIPDAPNMSTPHSEATPESRVPAEEQEGHSDVEALQEKIATYQQTLLRDLKLMKHRQVIHPVLQEVGLKMSLLDPALSVDLQYLGVRLPIPPPGVSLESLMQNLPSTSDVPAGFMSRTGKTTDVTQIKGWREKFTTSEVEPSPTSSKPEGSPLFLFAGPSPDLQKKNLSAFCSDMLDEYLENEGKLIDERAASFSQPPADTPVFELPVRSTSYVRTMDHILKVQTAGSPASDLVSGFIPPSKRPRLKEKKNPKMVNRKRLGPKQNKPRPALGAAETSESTSPTQPILPTPEPTPEPPPENTQPSVHPPFKKRRKLKPKTSSQTLSPAESAPLLPPISRDLAPLESDSELGPSCSPTKDVIRKPSRTVTTRALLRQRDLEDSVVREGRYRTSITEERAAIALSSLFTLTGFVRENPTAPIQLPQRQKPSCLNEFCRLGCICASLTRTARVSHCGRFDCMFGCSCLKQKVVLLKNLENSDSSGSSLHGGIKKKRRKRKRRMKMAYVLKDSESVFQPAERVQNLWKKGAADVELEPVSAPRMSSFCYTAKESSSPTGRKNASSQLTSETFPVKRSQVKRRYHCSCARIRVYNRKKTADEENVSKNNSARLKGLMKGSQTVRMNSSHRRSVSNTDGSSPTQHSDSSEAEPAPKPSKRLFIQKTCEWSCKADQNFVLKKLSKAVAQDELSKPFWVRKYLISPTDQTVQGTGADQCIHYRVRISAPKRERKKQAEQAILRNIQSQKKKDLQGKRCVKINQAEVKAEPEEDHLTKGKMAEHSDHQQNPEKFRQELEEGELPEDWQTMGAGPNFYKEEPVEDVKETELTEDWQKEGAGHIEDRQEEVQRLKPLEVKEEEEPLKNCLKEGAGHVEDWEEEDEEDTEEEEEDDVTSFSEDDEETSGEQRTGCIPFPFQTERSTDGLLSASLRQPGGKDQLVQVNGKDFNLARIELGRMGALHPANRLAAYLTGRATSTQRRKAFLLRCRRLQDAVSSAPSVLPATTTVALAPSTSQPNPPTDPQLKKTVTPTSSKAPQVLFLQVPGPRKAVPLSVVAPKAPGSSPNQQRMVLHPVPSLSGAKFYRKPDGKLVQLVPVCHMKTITPKAPAQGVVSLPPLNTSSLTVVSDPKTTGTSSAGSSFAISPSLAPLNQKPHILRGQRMIKIPLSSFNKDPVVLTIKAPPPPPVHTNLNSVKPPPSQEVKPGVLKMPVTVVPLGSGGVQHQPAAPPQPETPTCAPSAPPTGETSPQLELARHPADLDIVCVDEDTGVYSRKSQQVEFVDLSSDTDNSSDLRESESEDDKPRGFQREHLNQQARERRLQIRQMFGSLRREVGTSPDKLTKIGTLKRALEEIQELRSAETLLRRKKTRLKRRRDQFLSILVPSAEEDHSDLSLKGAVDLSNKSIPLSSDTEEDPDPECIGTTFSGDSHGDVKEAKSQNNAPRVMELPDTPADKGKVLELLLSNQDKLSAGGGASAPSGHANNHILNTPAHLKPVLTPTWAETRQAAVLAPPLVPQRKTIPIILSRSKVATPSANNPAALQAGPPSSHIHLQNTSPGAFVPTPIPVAVAPVVLTPIPVSAVSSTAVIIPILTHQEAMLCSGPRPSTDFSRRIITTQPAAQKDPQPHTLHTQTDREPLRGGPDPPTPASHLAGVSRLSSSEESNLGNSSARRHGSGQNSDLQPPAPDSDGLSSLLDEIVFLNQQPISTATAGNPLSEDSSVVGGASEGEQAPKPNGPPASRGGVVQLGQTTGSGKGCVLAPPPLLHMKVGGAAVTAHANSAKTAAGGPVDGGGQGGAASLGTTWTPRPMPRLVPLGRRGVSPT